The following are from one region of the Coffea eugenioides isolate CCC68of chromosome 2, Ceug_1.0, whole genome shotgun sequence genome:
- the LOC113764103 gene encoding hippocampus abundant transcript-like protein 1, with product MMGWWKNKREVRLLVPLLLPLCFYWIAEEMTKSVLVDVTTNALCPGHSTCEEAIYLNGLQQTVVGIFKMVVLPVLGQLSDDYGRKPLLLITVSTTIFPFCLLIISKSKSFVYAYYVLRTISFIISQGSIFCIAAAYVADVIDDSKRTTGLCWMMGLFSASHVLGNVLARFLPEDSIFVVSITLLIFCSLYMALFLPETVTSAPIGDQRLPFLKKAFKIVEQRYNSMRRAAIIVISSPALKCISLISFFYELGMSGIATVLLYYLKAAFGFDKNQFSEILMVVGVGSIISQLVVFPSINPIVGEKVILCAALLSSVADALLYGLAWAAWVPYLAGSFGVVNILVKPATYALISQASSSTDQGKTQGFVAGVQAIASLLSPLAMTPLTNLFLSRNAPFNCKGFSLVCASISVAISLIFAWMLKRNPSNQTSENDEENIEAPLLS from the exons ATGATGGGGTGgtggaaaaacaagagagaagttAGACTTCTGGTGCCTCTACTGCTGCCGCTATGCTTTTACTGGATTGCTGAAGAGATGACTAAATCAGTTCTTGTGGATGTCACAACTAATGCTCTTTGTCCTGGCCACTCCACTTGCGAAGAAGCCATCTATCTCAATGGTCTTCAGCAAACT GTTGTTGGAATATTCAAAATGGTGGTTCTTCCGGTTTTAGGTCAACTTTCAGATGATTATGGTCGAAAGCCACTTCTCCTTATTACTGTGTCAACTACTATATTTCCATTTT GTTTGCTCATCATCAGTAAGTCAAAGAGCTTTGTGTATGCTTATTACGTTCTTCGCACAATTTCTTTCATCATAAGTCAAGGAAGTATTTTCTGCATTGCTGCTGCATATGTG GCAGATGTCATCGATGACAGCAAAAGAACTACTGGTCTATGCTGGATGATGGGACTTTTTTCTGCTTCCCATGTCCTGGGAAATGTTCTTGCACGTTTTCTTCCCGAGGATAGCATTTTTGTG GTTTCAATTACCCTCTTGATCTTTTGCTCTCTTTATATGGCTCTGTTTTTGCCTGAGACTGTAACTTCAGCTCCAATAGGAGACCAACGCTTACCATTCTTGAAGAAGGCATTTAAGATTGTTGAACAGCGATATAACTCAATGAGACGTGCTGCAATTATTGTTATCAGCAG CCCAGCACTGAAGTGTATTTCTCTTATTTCGTTCTTCTATGAACTGGGGATGTCTGGGATTGCTACCGTCTTATTG TATTATCTGAAGGCAGCTTTTGGTTTTGACAAAAATCAATTTTCAGAAATTCTGATGGTGGTAGGAGTAGGTTCTATCATTTCTCAG TTGGTGGTGTTTCCTAGCATCAATCCGATAGTTGGGGAGAAAGTTATCCTGTGTGCAGCATTGCTCTCATCTGTAGCAGAT GCATTGCTGTATGGCTTGGCATGGGCTGCATGG GTACCGTACCTTGCTGGTTCCTTTGGAGTTGTTAATATTCTTGTGAAACCTGCT ACGTACGCTCTCATATCACAAGCATCGAGTTCCACTGATCAG GGAAAGACGCAAGGTTTTGTTGCGGGCGTGCAGGCCATTGCAAGTCTGTTGTCACCACTAGCAATGACTCCATTGACCA ATTTATTCCTGTCAAGAAATGCACCATTCAACTGCAAAGGTTTCAGCCTTGTATGTGCATCTATATCTGTG GCTATTTCACTGATTTTTGCTTGGATGCTAAAGCGGAATCCTTCAAACCAGACCTCAGAGAATGATGAAGAAAACATTGAAGCACCACTCTTGTCATAA
- the LOC113755897 gene encoding uncharacterized protein LOC113755897 yields MVDDLVKVFDRFDLSNKESSGITLDGVDEDIGKEECRKSLFGRIMGDRIANFTGVKNFVNQVWGFPKNMVAVELGANLFQFNFSDAMDMEKVLDGRPYTIDNQLLNVKVWEEGIDRRMEAFQNAHIWVQLWNLPVHWITKEIGIKIGGIFEAVEDIIIPLGGSKEGRHIKLKVVINISLPLLRGTVVKLNGMNIWVDFRYEKCPDFCYGCDLIGHNDKACRLKAGTNRGNPKPQYGAWMRALAKGTSPKKRTEY; encoded by the coding sequence ATGGTTGACGACCTTGTGAAAGTGTTCGACAGATTTGATTTATCCAACAAAGAAAGTTCAGGTATTACTTTGGACGGGGTAGATGAGGATATAGGCAAGGAAGAATGCAGGAAAAGCCTTTTTGGAAGAATAATGGGAGATAGAATCGCCAACTTCACAGGAGTGAAGAATTTTGTCAATCAAGTGTGGGGTTTTCCAAAGAACATGGTGGCAGTTGAATTAGGGGCAAATCTATTCCAATTCAATTTCTCCGATGCGATGGATATGGAAAAGGTTCTGGACGGAAGACCTTACACAATAGACAACCAGCTCCTCAATGTTAAGGTGTGGGAAGAAGGAATTGATCGCCGAATGGAGGCATTTCAAAATGCGCACATCTGGGTTCAATTATGGAACTTGCCAGTTCATTGGATCACAAAAGAAATAGGGATAAAGATTGGTGGTATTTTTGAAGCTGTGGAGGACATTATCATCCCTTTGGGGGGCAGCAAAGAAGGGAGACATATAAAGCTGAAAGTAGTGATTAATATATCCCTTCCCCTGCTTAGAGGAACTGTGGTCAAGTTAAATGGAATGAATATATGGGTGGACTTTAGGTACGAAAAGTGCCCAGACTTCTGCTATGGATGCGATTTAATTGGGCACAATGACAAAGCTTGCAGGCTCAAAGCAGGTACAAACAGGGGTAACCCCAAACCTCAATACGGGGCCTGGATGAGAGCTCTGGCCAAAGGAACTTCCCCAAAAAAGAGAACAGAGTACTGA
- the LOC113761282 gene encoding hippocampus abundant transcript-like protein 1, with protein sequence MMGWWKNKREVRLLVHLLLPLCFHWIAEEMTKSVLVDVTTDALCPGHSTCEEAIYLNGLQQTVVGIFKMVVLPVLGQLSDDYGRKPLLLITVSTTIFPFSLLIISKSKSFVYAYYVLRTISFIISQGSIFCIAAAYVADVIDDNKRTTGLCWMMGLFSASHVLGNVLARFLPEDSIFVVSITLLIFCSLYMALFLPETVTSAPIGDQRLPFLKKAFKIVEQRYNSMRRAAIIVISSPALKCISLISFFYELGMSGIDSVLLYYLKAAFGFDKNQFSEILMVVGVGSIISQLLVLPSINPIVGEKVILCAALLSSVAYALLYGLAWAAWVPYLAASFGVVNILVKPATYALISKASSSSDQGKTQGFVAGVQAISSLLSPLAMTPLTNLFLSRNAPFNCKGFSLVCASISVAISLIFAWMLKRNPSNQTSENDEENIEAPLLSS encoded by the exons ATGATGGGGTGgtggaaaaacaagagagaagttAGACTTCTGGTGCACCTACTGCTGCCGCTATGCTTTCACTGGATTGCTGAAGAGATGACTAAATCAGTTCTTGTGGATGTCACAACTGATGCTCTTTGTCCTGGCCACTCCACTTGCGAAGAAGCCATCTACCTCAATGGTCTTCAGCAAACT GTTGTTGGAATATTCAAAATGGTGGTTCTTCCGGTTTTAGGCCAACTTTCAGATGATTATGGTCGAAAGCCACTTCTCCTTATTACTGTGTCAACTACTATATTTCCATTTT CCTTGCTCATCATCAGTAAGTCAAAGAGCTTTGTGTATGCTTATTACGTACTTCGCACAATTTCTTTCATCATAAGTCAAGGAAGTATTTTCTGCATTGCTGCTGCATATGTG GCAGATGTCATTGATGACAACAAAAGAACTACTGGTCTATGCTGGATGATGGGACTTTTTTCTGCTTCCCATGTCCTGGGAAATGTTCTTGCACGTTTTCTTCCCGAGGATAGCATTTTTGTG GTTTCAATTACCCTCTTGATCTTTTGCTCTCTTTATATGGCTCTGTTTTTGCCTGAGACTGTAACTTCAGCTCCAATAGGAGACCAACGCTTACCATTCTTGAAGAAGGCATTTAAGATTGTTGAACAGCGATATAACTCAATGAGACGTGCTGCAATTATTGTTATCAGCAG CCCAGCACTGAAGTGTATTTCTCTTATTTCGTTCTTCTATGAACTGGGGATGTCTGGGATCGACAGCGTCTTACTG TATTATCTGAAGGCAGCTTTTGGTTTTGACAAAAATCAATTTTCAGAAATTCTGATGGTGGTAGGAGTGGGTTCTATCATTTCCCAG TTGCTGGTGCTTCCCAGCATCAATCCGATAGTTGGGGAGAAAGTTATCCTGTGTGCAGCATTACTCTCATCCGTAGCATAT GCATTGCTGTATGGCTTGGCATGGGCTGCATGG GTACCGTACCTTGCTGCTTCCTTTGGAGTTGTTAATATTCTTGTGAAACCTGCT ACGTATGCTCTCATATCAAAAGCATCGAGTTCCAGTGATCAG GGAAAGACGCAAGGTTTTGTTGCGGGCGTGCAGGCCATTTCAAGTCTGTTGTCACCACTAGCAATGACTCCATTGACCA ATTTATTCCTGTCAAGAAATGCACCATTCAACTGCAAAGGTTTCAGCCTTGTATGTGCATCTATATCTGTG GCTATTTCACTGATTTTTGCTTGGATGCTAAAGCGGAATCCTTCAAACCAGACCTCAGAGAATGATGAAGAAAACATTGAAGCACCACTCTTGTCATCATAA